In Betta splendens chromosome 3, fBetSpl5.4, whole genome shotgun sequence, the genomic window ACGTCGTCAGCAAGGGAACAGACTTGTTCTGAGACTGTTCTTTAAACCTGCATACTATATGTGGCCAATTTAGACATTGTAGGAGGAAGTGGCATCAACATGAGACGGCTGATCTTCAGGGTGCACTGTAGATAATGGGGGTCCTGGTAACCACCTTTACTCCAAACTAATCTGTTTTGAGTAGAGGCTCCTAATTAGATACTAAGAAATTGATGTTTGTGTTTCGAATCAACCTATTCTAAACTAATAATATGcaaatttcttttttattttatattatacaaAGGCAGCACCCTTCAGAGACAGGCCACGTCTGTGTCCGTCCACCGCTAGACTGAAATCACTTTGCCCTTTTCGAAGTACATATAGGCACTCTGTCCTGTAAAAACCACCATAAAGGCCAGAATGTTGGTGTAATAAAGAAGATCCAGTCACCGTTCACTCTCACCACTTGAGCGCCCTGGTGACTGGTAAAGTACAGCAGCAGACGTCAGCATcaaaagctgctgtgttgaGCAAATTACTGTCAGTGCCCGACTGCCTGGTCCTGGTGTGAAGcttttgcattattttttaaTGGTGTACACCCAAAACTACTGTAGATGGTAAAATGTGGTTGTTTGCAGGGAGACGGCTGAGCTGCTGAGTAATGGTGCCTTTACTTACAATAGCAATTGTATGGGCGGATCTTCTTTGTTCTGCATCTTTTGCACCATCTAAAATTTGTTTTGgttgcagaaataaaaaaaaactgttgaacAACATAAAAGTGCTGCTAAAAATGCTCTCCAAAAGATATTTAgtcttacagtacatttagaTTTAAGCATTTGTGCacttgttgtactgtatgtctgtcctAATAATACTAAACAGGTGGAACAGATCCCCTCTGCGTCTTGTTATGATGGTGTTAGCATTCATCTACAAAGGCATTCAAATTCACTCAACACAGTCAAACACGTCCCAGACAAAGCAGATCTGGGAAAAGCCACCTGGCTGGGGACTTATAGGATTTTAACGTTTACATGGTACAGTAGTTGTATTGGCAGTCAGGAATAATGAAAACAAGATTATGTGAAACACAAGTCACCCCGAAAAAGAGGTTGTGAATATAAGAAGCCAACAAAAGAGGTCAAAAGGTTTGACTCCCCAGGGGATGTTGTTACCCATAGTTACCAGCCTCTAGCCCACCAGCTGTAGGAAGCTGAGTGAGGCGGTACAGGGCTCCTACAGGAAGATGCTGGGATGTaatgtggaggagggagggtggtgCATAATGTCTGCTGGCTGGAGGGGGAAGGGTGGAGCAAGAGGCAGTGGGAGGGGCGGGAGGCAGGAGGATGGGGCCGTTGTTACGGCAGATCCCCACACCATTGTACACCACATTACAACTCGGGACCTCAGGTAAGCACTGTACACACTGTTCCTATTTGCTAAGAAACTGACCGATATTGGCAGGAGTTTGTAGTGAaaggcgtttgctgagctgtgaaCAGACATGTTGCCATATTTCATCAGGTGTGCAGCAGATGTTTAGCCTTTATGCTGTTCTAGACCCAGCGGCCCAGTTGACTagctaaggtgtgtgtgtgtgtgtgtgtgtgtgtgtgtgtgtgtgtgcgtgcgtgcgtgcgtgtgtgtgtgtgctcgcgcCTGTGTTTCATGTGCTTGTGTTTCAGGATGTTAGGATGCGTTTGTGCCAGGCTGCGTAGAGCTAATCAAGCCGTCTAATCACTGATGGTGGAAAATGTAATTATGGCGAAGGAAAAAGgggacaacaacaacacaacacccCCTCCAccttacccccctccccctgagGGCAGTTGTTCGTAGCAACCGGTGGCAAAACAATGGTGGCAAAATGGATGATGGGGAGCAGAGGTTTACAGAACAATACATAACGGACCCAATGGAAGACAGTTCTAATCCATTTTTTGTGCCGATATATTTCAAAGCCAAATTACTTGTCAACACCTTCAGTAGATTGTACTCTATAAAAACTATATATAGTACTGCAAGTAACTGATACTAgactaaattattattattgttttattctgacaCACTTACTTTTTAAGTCCACCCATCCATTTTCTATGTCCTTTTTCCCCCCTTTGGGGTCGCGGGGGGCTGGGGCCGATCTCAGCGTCCTGACGGCGAGAGGTGGgttcaccctgaacaggtcaccagtctaCTGCATGTCTgcaaaaacattcaaacattACTACAAGCTTTTATAGCCATTTTGCCACTTACTGTTAACTTTGTGCACACTTTGGAAATAACCGGATACTAAATTAAACAGGATTCAGACTTGTTAGAAACATCTCCCTTAGcaagataataaaaaaatcaataagtCTTGATGGATAGATCATCTGCAAACAAAGTGTTATCAGTGTGCGGCACCTACGTAAAGATGACCTTgagttaattacattttttgtcCAGCAGTATTCCATTAGGTTTATGTGAAGGTGAGCATTGTGTCCATGTAAGCTGAACCTGGGCAATACTTTAGTCCAAATCTGTTCTACGTACTGTGAGCACAAAAATGTTGCTTTGAATATGGACTGAGTCAAGCAGAACCTGTTAGTTTCAACCAAGGTTTATTTGTAGCTCTTGTAGGCAAAGAGACAAGTGTACGGGCGTATTTTCAAGggtgtgctgtatgtgtgtgcttgctAAAGTGaaagctgctgcacattttctattttaaatgtTGATCCTGCAGACTGGCCATTTTGATAGGAAGTGATATATTGCACATTTTTTTGGCCTGCTGACCTCGGACATTTTCTGTATGCAGTTGCACTGACTAACAGCTATATTCAATGTTGCCCTGAGCTCCATATTTTTTCTGCCTTCTAGGTTTAAACATTTGAGAATGCACGGCCTGTAAGCCGCCAATCATGGCGCATAGGAAGAGGCCAGGGAACAGCGGAGGAAACATTATGGCTGCTCCAGGCCCTGCTTCCTGTCCCACCCCTCATCCAGCAGAGTCATGTGATCTCAAAGCCCTCCCCGCTCGGCAGCGCCCAGTCCACTACCCTAAGGAGTCACACGTGGCGAAGCCCCCGCCCCGCTCCTGTAAGACACAGTATTCATCTCCCAAGTCTAAACACGTGGGTCGAAATCTTCCAGAAGTGGAGGTGGACACAAAGGTAGATGTGAAACAATACAGCAACCAAGTAGATGCAGAACTGGAGGATCAGCGAGCAGCAACACCCTCTACACCAGAACATGAACACAACAAAGAAGACCATGAGCAGGGGAACTTCCACGGAGGAGCCGACAGTCTGGACGATGACTCCAGCTCAGACTACATAAACAATAGCTCAGATGATGACGAGGACTATGGCGATGGTGAGTGTGAACTCAGTTATAATCAAATTAAGTAAAGTAAAAGATGTTGTATCCTGTTGTCTGTCTATACTGTATAAGCGATGCTGTGATAGGCTGGCTGGACCTCACCTCTCAACCAATTGACAGCTGGGCTCCACTCCAGCATATTGTACCTGTGACCTTTATTGTAGAGCAAACACTAGAGTGAAAGAAATGTAAAATCAAACCTGAACACTAGAAAGCAGAATAAGAACAAAAATGTATGATACTGTATGAATTAGACCTTTGCCAAAAGTAGATGATGAGGTGAAGCGATTGCTTTAAATTAATGAATGCGTCACTTGTTATTCAGGTATTGACTTTTCAACAAGGCTGCAGCCACGCGTGACTTGGATGTAACCAATGTCATGACAGTCTATGCAGCAGCTATTAAGATAACAACACAAATGATATGTTTGTCATTAAACAAAAGGTCATGGGCTGTCAAAAGTAGGATCTGTCTGTAGATCATGaatattaaaagtaaaaaatggaCATTATACTGAATGGCAGCACCTTAAACAACATCTTAAATCCTCTAGGACTggctgaggaggacgagggcgtCACTTACTACATCCGTTACTGCCCAGAGGATGACAGCTACCTGGAAGGTATGGACTGCAGCAGCCAGGGAGACTGCGACCACAGCCACAGCCGGAGGGACTGCACCGACACCCTGCCACCAGAGGAGTCCCACACTGATGCATGCCACGAGACTGTGGACGGGTGGAccgaggaaggagagggagaaggcaggGTGAGAGAGGTAGAATGGGTGGAAGGTGACGAAGGAGATGGGACGGTGCGGGAGGAGTGgacggaggaggatgaaggggtggggagggagaaagagggggggggaggagggagtgggggggggggagagaagggggaggaagacgaggagggggtggagagagggaggagggagtgggGTAGGGGAaagaggtgggggtggagggagggggatgaagaggtgagggaggagtggagggagggagatgaagagGTGAGGGAGGAGTGGAGGGGGGGATGATGAGGGaagagtggagggagggagaagagcaggtgAGGGAGGAATGGAGGGAGGTGGACCAGATCAGGAAGGAGCAGTGGGCGGGACGAGAGAGGCGCAGGGTGGAGGACTGGGGCGGGGGAGAAGGGGAGGTCCGCTGCGAGGTGGTGGAACAAGATCCGGATGAACAGATTTACAATGGAAGACCAGAACCCATCCTGGACCATCACCATCACCCCCACCACCAAAGCTCCCGACAGGAAACCCTGCATGcccgagaggaagaggaggcagagagtgaGGAATACTGCCCCaatgaggaagaagatgaggaaggtGGCGAGGAAGAGAGACGTGGAAGGGCTTATAGCAGGAACTACTATGCTGCCGAGGACAATGGCAACTCAGTGAGAGGCTCCCCTTACCGTGGCCGCAAggttgtggtggtggagggtgagacgggggaggaggcggaggaggacatCGACCAGATCGTTGCAGAGATCAAGATGAGCATGAGCATGGGGAGCCTGAGCAGCGGCACCGACCAAAGCCCGGAGGAGCTGGCGGTCGACCCGGCCACGAGCAACTACGCCCACCCAAAGCCCGATGCAGCCCCCTACCCACAGGCCCACCACCGCCACGACAGCCGGCCCAAGTCCCTGAACCTCCCCTCAATGCACCACAACAACCCCGACCTCCAGCGGGGCGTCAGGGCCCGCTCCCCCGAGGACCGGCAGCGatggcagcaggagcaggtgagcgCTTTGTGAGCCAGCGGTTCAGACCTGCCGCAGGCTCGTCTCATAGCGTTCAGCTCAGCTATCTGTCATCACGCTACACTGGGGCTTCCTTTCAGTCAGTACATTTGTCAGCCAGGGTATGGACAAAGGCACATAGAACAGAGCCAGGAACACCCCAGGGGTGAAATGCTGTATCCTGCTTATTTTAGCAAAGGCCTAAAGCAGCGATTAGACGAGGAGCAGACGAGCTAGTGTtgctaacccccccccccatattaCCTCGAGACGCCCCCTCCTCCTGGATGAATGTACGCGCACTGTACTGTAGACACATGCATGCCCCACCTTCCATAAGGCCCAACATGGACGGCCTCCTGTGGGCGGCCTGCTGAGACGCACCTGCTCCACACACGCCTGTTTAGCTGTAGCACATTATCTGGGTCAGACCGTAACACTGGATCCTATGAGAGGAATCTACAGCGCTCTGCAGATTTATATGGCCTCTGGACTCACTCTGGAATCATTCACTTGTTTCCTTCTCTGTTACCAGTcgatacatactgtacaacatgttGTGGGCTTTGCTGATCTAATCTATGGATGCGATAAAACAGGGAGGTCTTTTTGTAATCGTATTTTAAAAGGTGCAAGAATTTAGAATTTAGCGAATTCCATGCAAATTAGCGTCATAAAATGTAATTTCATAAACCACAACAATTAACAATTCCAACCCACCAAACAGCAACAGCCTCGTTAATTTAATGAACCCTTGCGTAAACGCGTTGGGGAGCGCGGCCAACACTAATCAGAGCTTTACATTTCCCCTTTTTGTCAAGGAAGCCACTGAATTCATGGGTGTGGTAACTCATTCCAGCTTCAGATGCACTGCAGCGAAaggtcctttctctgcctcactgaggaggatgaagttTTATTGGCACAAGGATTTAATTTCAGACAGCAATAAAGTTGAATGTTAATGACCAGTAGACTGCAAGATGGATATTCAGAGGCATAAATGCAGCCTCTGTGTTAATATATGCTAGAATTACTGTAGTTATATATACAAGatatacacatacatgcatTGGGAGATTAGGTAATAGAAAGTCTGGCTGGAGGACAAAGGAAGGACTTAATGAGGCACTGTTTGGATCAATCTATAGAAATGCATCTATTATCTATAACTATTTAGTGCACATCCTCTTTTTTCAGCACATATTCATCCTGTTTCGACAGTGAATGTCTCTCTCATATTCTTtatgtgtacagtagctgcgcCTCCCACATCTTAGTCACGTGCCTTTTTCATGTGCGTCccgagaaaaacaaacagaccttTTCCATCCATTGAACCTGACATAAAAATTCAATCGCCCTCTTGTTCCATCCTGTTTTACTCTAACCTAATTCTTATCCACTTGCACCTGTTCCTCTGTGTCGACCTGCAAGGTGAGCAATGGCGCAGAGCAGCCCCGAAAACAGCAGCGCTCCGACCTCAATGTTCCCCTGGAGAATAACAATGTACCAGAGGTAAGACGCTGCCAGGCTTTCTGTTGCAGCGCCGCCTTCGTGGCTGCTCGAATCTGTTGCAGCATCGTCCGCTGACGCGTTTGTGAGCGTGCACACGGCACACGCGTGTGCGATTGTCAGATCAAATGAGTAATTGTGTAATTACGAGCTCCGATCATGTCTGGTCCCAGTAATGGAGCAGCATTTCTTGCAGCTTTATGAGAGCCATTTTTCACTAGGATGCCGGTGGCGGATGCTTGTAGTGCAGGCTCCGCCCACGTCACCCCGTCCTTGGGCTGAGTAATCTCTCTGAATGTCTGGTGAGCAAGGTAGAGGATCTAGTCGATCTGGTGCGAGTCTTTGAATGCCGTGATTCATTCCACAGTTCCACCTCTCACTGTGAGCGTCTTTTTTCTATATCCTCCTTGGCCTTCCTCCGAGCCCCCTCTCTTCCATCTCCCACAGCTATGTCATAGTTCAAATGGATGAGTAACACTTGGTGCACCCACTGTAgcagtgcccttgagcaagctGCGCTAGAGGCGCAGCACTACTGTAagttgtgcgtgcgtgcaactTTGTGACTGTGATGCAGTCAGAAAAAGGAtttctgaataaatgaatggcTGTAAAGGCATTTATAGTGCTGAACAGAGGGAGAGTCAGAGTGGCCAGTCTCTGTTCAGGGAGTGGAGAGTTTGTCACGCTCAGGCAAATGACTGTGGTGTGAGGGGATGAAGGTGGATGTCAAGGAGAAGGCTTCAGTTAGTGGTCGGAACAGAAACGTGGCATCTGTTATTTGATGATGTTTATGATGATGATCCAGACtcagtataaacacacacgcgcacacacacacacacacacacacacacacacacacacacacacacacacacacacacacacacacacacacacacacacattccagagaaaacacatttctggTAGCAGCTGCATCAGAACAGAGAAATGTATGAGCCTGTACATGCATCATGCTAGAACAGTACTCACATGTCTGGGCTGTTAATAGGAACGTGTGCATGTTGTGATTAATTGTTTGAGAGTGTAACGCCTTATTGTTCATGT contains:
- the apba2b gene encoding amyloid-beta A4 precursor protein-binding family A member 2, producing the protein MAHRKRPGNSGGNIMAAPGPASCPTPHPAESCDLKALPARQRPVHYPKESHVAKPPPRSCKTQYSSPKSKHVGRNLPEVEVDTKVDVKQYSNQVDAELEDQRAATPSTPEHEHNKEDHEQGNFHGGADSLDDDSSSDYINNSSDDDEDYGDGLAEEDEGVTYYIRYCPEDDSYLEGMDCSSQGDCDHSHSRRDCTDTLPPEESHTDACHETVDGWTEEGEGEGRVREVEWVEGDEGDGTVREEWTEEDEGVREEWREGDEEVREEWREVDQIRKEQWAGRERRRVEDWGGGEGEVRCEVVEQDPDEQIYNGRPEPILDHHHHPHHQSSRQETLHAREEEEAESEEYCPNEEEDEEGGEEERRGRAYSRNYYAAEDNGNSVRGSPYRGRKVVVVEGETGEEAEEDIDQIVAEIKMSMSMGSLSSGTDQSPEELAVDPATSNYAHPKPDAAPYPQAHHRHDSRPKSLNLPSMHHNNPDLQRGVRARSPEDRQRWQQEQVSNGAEQPRKQQRSDLNVPLENNNVPEPAKKVASFPSFVDVPGPCEPEDLIDGIIFAANYLGSTQLLSERNPSKNIRMMQAQEAVSRVKRVQKAAKIKKKASAEGDAQTLTEVDLFISTQRIKVLNADSQETMMDNALRTISYIADIGNIVVLMARRRMPRTASQDCIETTPGAPEAKKQYKMICHVFESEDAQLIAQSIGQAFSVAYQEFLRANGINPEDLSQKEYSDIINTQEMYNDDLIHFSNSENCKELQLEKSKGEILGVVIVESGWGSILPTVILANMMNGGPAARSGKLSIGDQIMSINNTSLVGLPLATCQGIIKGLKNQVQVKMNIVSCPPVTTVLIKRPDLKYQLGFSVQNGIICSLMRGGIAERGGVRVGHRIIEINGQSVVATAHEKIVQALSNSVGEIHMKTMPAAMFRLLTGQETPMYI